One Thermodesulfobacteriota bacterium genomic region harbors:
- a CDS encoding sulfurtransferase TusA family protein, which translates to MSTMVDARGLSCPQPVLLALNEMKKVDKGEIVILVDTDTSKENVSRAATAQGWNVKGIEPEGMGYRITLSRK; encoded by the coding sequence ATGAGTACCATGGTCGATGCCAGAGGGTTATCATGCCCCCAACCAGTCCTTTTGGCCTTGAACGAGATGAAAAAGGTCGATAAGGGAGAGATCGTCATCCTCGTGGATACGGACACCTCCAAAGAGAATGTCTCCCGGGCGGCTACCGCTCAGGGTTGGAATGTGAAGGGCATCGAACCGGAAGGGATGGGATACCGTATCACCCTTTCAAGGAAATAG